In Rutidosis leptorrhynchoides isolate AG116_Rl617_1_P2 chromosome 2, CSIRO_AGI_Rlap_v1, whole genome shotgun sequence, one genomic interval encodes:
- the LOC139890570 gene encoding uncharacterized protein isoform X2 gives MDLNPFKLDIDELIGEFAEDEMTTLAHMKRIWLSKKFTCIFEAKPNTKLGFFMQSLYGHCIGYMTSSGSISHRLGGLYCLYCLHETQPFNPPFRIYISIQELKRLKELVRDAKKVNIKDVPLLVNNMLKRNFFLYGAIDLKEGSVEERLNELTSLQNARVQHANKKLFADTQIEHYIHMDMGKELDVDSLKKISREYAMAKELAIKVNQALIGDVIEKTTQDWNNHKEAFYQQTGLNQHQHFIEKPSSEQPSINENAEADDFIENSGMQDGGAYAENDDNFCDELEQQLLSLEEL, from the exons ATGGATCTGAACCCCTTTAAACTTGACATCGATGAGCTTATCGGCGAGTTTGCAGAG GATGAAATGACTACATTAGCCCACATGAAGAGGATATGGCTTTCTAAAAAGTTCACTTGTATCTTTGAAGCTAAGCCTAACACAAAATTGGGATTTTTTATGCAATCTCTGTATGGTCATTGCATAG GTTACATGACGTCTTCTGGTTCTATATCACACAGGCTTGGTGGTCTTTATTGCCTATACTGCCTACATGAAACACAACCATTCAACCCTCCCTTCAGAATTTATATTTCCATAC AGGAATTGAAGAGACTTAAGGAACTTGTTCGTGATGCAAAGAAAGTGAATATAAAAGATGTTCCTCTTTTAGTCAATAATATGCTAAAAAGAAATTTTTTTCTTTACGGGGCTATCGACTTGAAGGAAGGATCTGTAGAAGAAAGGCTAAATGAACTAACGTCTCTACAGAATGCTCGCGTTCAACATGCCAATAAAAA GTTATTTGCAGATACACAAATTGAGCATTACATCCATATGGACATG GGAAAAGAACTTGATGTCGATTCACTGAAGAAAATTTCAAGAGAATATGCCATGGCCAAAGAGCTAGCCATCAAAG TTAACCAGGCATTGATTGGAGATGTGATTGAGAAAACGACTCAAGATTGGAACAATCATAAAGAAGCGTTTTATCAGCAAACGGGACTTAACCAACATCAGCATTTCATTGAAAAGCCGAGCTCTGAGCAACCAAGTATCAATGAAAACGCTGAAGCAGATGACTTCATTGAGAATTCAGGAATGCAAGACGGAGGAGCATATGCAGAAAATGATGACAACTTTTGTGATGAACTAGAGCAACAACTACTATCTTTGGAAGAATTGTAG
- the LOC139890570 gene encoding uncharacterized protein isoform X1 yields MDLNPFKLDIDELIGEFAEDEMTTLAHMKRIWLSKKFTCIFEAKPNTKLGFFMQSLYGHCIGYMTSSGSISHRLGGLYCLYCLHETQPFNPPFRIYISIQELKRLKELVRDAKKVNIKDVPLLVNNMLKRNFFLYGAIDLKEGSVEERLNELTSLQNARVQHANKKLFADTQIEHYIHMDMGKELDVDSLKKISREYAMAKELAIKEAEKVVSTQDIKHIAVNQALIGDVIEKTTQDWNNHKEAFYQQTGLNQHQHFIEKPSSEQPSINENAEADDFIENSGMQDGGAYAENDDNFCDELEQQLLSLEEL; encoded by the exons ATGGATCTGAACCCCTTTAAACTTGACATCGATGAGCTTATCGGCGAGTTTGCAGAG GATGAAATGACTACATTAGCCCACATGAAGAGGATATGGCTTTCTAAAAAGTTCACTTGTATCTTTGAAGCTAAGCCTAACACAAAATTGGGATTTTTTATGCAATCTCTGTATGGTCATTGCATAG GTTACATGACGTCTTCTGGTTCTATATCACACAGGCTTGGTGGTCTTTATTGCCTATACTGCCTACATGAAACACAACCATTCAACCCTCCCTTCAGAATTTATATTTCCATAC AGGAATTGAAGAGACTTAAGGAACTTGTTCGTGATGCAAAGAAAGTGAATATAAAAGATGTTCCTCTTTTAGTCAATAATATGCTAAAAAGAAATTTTTTTCTTTACGGGGCTATCGACTTGAAGGAAGGATCTGTAGAAGAAAGGCTAAATGAACTAACGTCTCTACAGAATGCTCGCGTTCAACATGCCAATAAAAA GTTATTTGCAGATACACAAATTGAGCATTACATCCATATGGACATG GGAAAAGAACTTGATGTCGATTCACTGAAGAAAATTTCAAGAGAATATGCCATGGCCAAAGAGCTAGCCATCAAAG AGGCTGAAAAGGTGGTGAGCACTCAAGATATAAAGCACATTGCAGTTAACCAGGCATTGATTGGAGATGTGATTGAGAAAACGACTCAAGATTGGAACAATCATAAAGAAGCGTTTTATCAGCAAACGGGACTTAACCAACATCAGCATTTCATTGAAAAGCCGAGCTCTGAGCAACCAAGTATCAATGAAAACGCTGAAGCAGATGACTTCATTGAGAATTCAGGAATGCAAGACGGAGGAGCATATGCAGAAAATGATGACAACTTTTGTGATGAACTAGAGCAACAACTACTATCTTTGGAAGAATTGTAG
- the LOC139890570 gene encoding uncharacterized protein isoform X3 produces the protein MTTLAHMKRIWLSKKFTCIFEAKPNTKLGFFMQSLYGHCIGYMTSSGSISHRLGGLYCLYCLHETQPFNPPFRIYISIQELKRLKELVRDAKKVNIKDVPLLVNNMLKRNFFLYGAIDLKEGSVEERLNELTSLQNARVQHANKKLFADTQIEHYIHMDMGKELDVDSLKKISREYAMAKELAIKEAEKVVSTQDIKHIAVNQALIGDVIEKTTQDWNNHKEAFYQQTGLNQHQHFIEKPSSEQPSINENAEADDFIENSGMQDGGAYAENDDNFCDELEQQLLSLEEL, from the exons ATGACTACATTAGCCCACATGAAGAGGATATGGCTTTCTAAAAAGTTCACTTGTATCTTTGAAGCTAAGCCTAACACAAAATTGGGATTTTTTATGCAATCTCTGTATGGTCATTGCATAG GTTACATGACGTCTTCTGGTTCTATATCACACAGGCTTGGTGGTCTTTATTGCCTATACTGCCTACATGAAACACAACCATTCAACCCTCCCTTCAGAATTTATATTTCCATAC AGGAATTGAAGAGACTTAAGGAACTTGTTCGTGATGCAAAGAAAGTGAATATAAAAGATGTTCCTCTTTTAGTCAATAATATGCTAAAAAGAAATTTTTTTCTTTACGGGGCTATCGACTTGAAGGAAGGATCTGTAGAAGAAAGGCTAAATGAACTAACGTCTCTACAGAATGCTCGCGTTCAACATGCCAATAAAAA GTTATTTGCAGATACACAAATTGAGCATTACATCCATATGGACATG GGAAAAGAACTTGATGTCGATTCACTGAAGAAAATTTCAAGAGAATATGCCATGGCCAAAGAGCTAGCCATCAAAG AGGCTGAAAAGGTGGTGAGCACTCAAGATATAAAGCACATTGCAGTTAACCAGGCATTGATTGGAGATGTGATTGAGAAAACGACTCAAGATTGGAACAATCATAAAGAAGCGTTTTATCAGCAAACGGGACTTAACCAACATCAGCATTTCATTGAAAAGCCGAGCTCTGAGCAACCAAGTATCAATGAAAACGCTGAAGCAGATGACTTCATTGAGAATTCAGGAATGCAAGACGGAGGAGCATATGCAGAAAATGATGACAACTTTTGTGATGAACTAGAGCAACAACTACTATCTTTGGAAGAATTGTAG